A stretch of Shewanella dokdonensis DNA encodes these proteins:
- a CDS encoding flagellar biosynthetic protein FliQ — protein sequence MSPELAVQLIGDAVVTIIKILLVVITPGLVVGIVVAIIQTATSVQEQTLTFLPRMLATLLVLIFAGHWMLETLTDWFARLAQLIPGVFG from the coding sequence GTGAGCCCGGAACTGGCAGTACAACTTATTGGTGATGCCGTAGTCACTATCATCAAGATATTACTGGTTGTTATCACGCCAGGCTTAGTTGTGGGGATAGTGGTTGCTATCATCCAAACCGCGACCTCAGTACAGGAGCAAACACTTACATTTCTGCCGCGTATGTTAGCAACTTTGCTGGTGCTTATCTTTGCGGGCCACTGGATGCTAGAAACATTAACTGACTGGTTTGCCCGTTTAGCGCAGTTGATCCCAGGTGTTTTCGGATGA
- the fliR gene encoding flagellar biosynthetic protein FliR: MTSLISVTGSDVLHLLGTIWWPFVRLSAFFWAMPVMDNPALPVRTRILLAFFLAFALAGQIPATPDVDPFSLSMVALAIEQILFGLIMGLVMRMLFEVFTQAGLILSMQMGLSMAIVMDPGSGNQVSLLGNLLWLMMVLLFFALNGHLLGLQMLVDSFQLWPVGHSLYELNFASVISMFGWIFASALVVALPAVIAMLLVNMTFGIASRSAPSLNLFTFGFPVTLLLGFMVVYLTFAQAGSVFSNLLFEALNVMRQLME, from the coding sequence ATGACATCGCTGATTTCGGTTACCGGTAGTGATGTCTTGCATCTTTTAGGCACTATCTGGTGGCCTTTTGTACGGTTGTCGGCATTTTTCTGGGCGATGCCAGTAATGGATAACCCCGCATTACCCGTAAGAACTCGGATTTTATTGGCGTTTTTTTTGGCGTTTGCGTTAGCTGGACAAATCCCCGCAACCCCGGATGTGGATCCCTTTTCACTCTCCATGGTGGCATTGGCAATCGAGCAGATCCTGTTTGGATTGATCATGGGACTGGTGATGCGCATGTTGTTTGAGGTGTTTACGCAGGCCGGCCTTATTCTGTCGATGCAGATGGGGTTGTCGATGGCAATTGTGATGGACCCAGGATCTGGTAATCAAGTATCGCTGCTCGGCAATCTGTTGTGGTTAATGATGGTGTTGCTGTTTTTTGCCTTGAATGGACATCTGCTGGGATTGCAGATGCTGGTGGATAGTTTCCAGCTATGGCCCGTAGGGCACAGCCTGTATGAGCTGAATTTTGCCTCTGTGATCAGTATGTTTGGTTGGATTTTTGCGTCTGCGCTGGTGGTGGCTTTGCCAGCGGTAATCGCAATGTTATTGGTCAATATGACGTTTGGTATCGCCAGCCGCTCAGCACCTTCGCTGAACCTGTTTACCTTTGGTTTCCCGGTGACACTGTTGCTGGGCTTTATGGTGGTATACCTGACTTTCGCTCAGGCGGGCAGCGTATTTTCCAATCTGTTGTTTGAGGCTCTCAACGTGATGCGGCAGTTGATGGAATAG
- the flhB gene encoding flagellar biosynthesis protein FlhB, whose translation MADNNSSQERTEKPTERRLREARKEGQVARSRELNTAVLMMIGIAAFLWFADGLMQMFLIVMRQAMQLDQSLLHDTRQMELTLSAALLEMLKTLVPMLTAIFVAMWIAASLPGGIIFSWSLLAFKGSRLSPLKGLSKIMGKSSLQELLKSIIKICLLMGCMIAFLLQLAKRLVALQSQPLQISVHEGLQLLFLTLLLMATLLLLVAAIDIPFQYKSVMDKVKMTRQEVKEERKTSDGNPLIKNRIRQIQYQFARRRIEERVPKADVIITNPTHFAVALRYSEKDAKAPYVVAKGVDEMALRIRAIGTQHQKEILEIPALARAIYWSTRVDQEVPAVLYTAVAYVLTYVVQLKAYKAGRGSKPAPIPELKIPKNLAKN comes from the coding sequence ATGGCTGATAACAATAGCTCACAGGAACGTACCGAAAAACCCACCGAGCGACGCCTTAGGGAAGCGCGTAAAGAAGGGCAGGTCGCCAGATCCCGAGAACTGAATACGGCGGTGCTGATGATGATCGGTATTGCTGCATTTTTATGGTTTGCCGATGGCTTGATGCAGATGTTTCTGATTGTTATGCGGCAAGCCATGCAGTTGGATCAGTCCTTGCTGCATGACACCCGGCAAATGGAGTTAACTTTGTCGGCGGCATTGCTTGAGATGCTAAAAACGCTAGTGCCAATGCTAACGGCGATTTTTGTGGCTATGTGGATAGCCGCCTCGTTGCCTGGCGGTATTATTTTTTCGTGGAGCCTGTTGGCATTTAAAGGTAGCAGACTGAGTCCCCTCAAAGGGCTCTCCAAGATCATGGGCAAGAGCAGTCTGCAGGAGTTGTTAAAGTCGATCATCAAGATCTGTTTATTGATGGGCTGTATGATCGCATTTTTGTTGCAGCTCGCTAAGCGTCTGGTGGCTTTGCAGAGTCAGCCGTTACAGATATCTGTGCATGAGGGGCTACAACTGTTATTTCTGACGCTGCTGTTAATGGCAACGCTATTGCTGTTAGTGGCGGCGATTGATATTCCGTTTCAGTACAAAAGCGTGATGGACAAGGTCAAGATGACCCGTCAAGAAGTGAAAGAAGAGCGCAAAACTTCTGATGGTAACCCTCTGATCAAGAACCGTATTCGGCAGATCCAATACCAGTTTGCTCGTCGCCGCATTGAGGAGCGAGTGCCCAAGGCCGATGTGATCATCACTAACCCTACCCATTTTGCGGTGGCATTACGTTACTCTGAAAAGGATGCCAAGGCACCGTATGTGGTAGCCAAAGGGGTTGATGAAATGGCGTTGCGTATTCGTGCCATTGGGACGCAACATCAAAAGGAAATTCTGGAGATCCCGGCACTAGCGCGGGCGATTTATTGGTCAACTCGGGTGGATCAGGAAGTGCCCGCAGTACTGTATACCGCGGTCGCCTACGTGTTGACTTATGTGGTGCAACTGAAGGCTTATAAGGCCGGGCGTGGCAGCAAACCCGCACCGATACCTGAACTGAAAATTCCCAAGAATTTAGCTAAGAATTAA
- a CDS encoding OmpA family protein produces the protein MPALFMLPSITITNVSAKDRWQQAYENGIWNITSNKFRCALSQNLEGVAELYVIRTPEYKTRLILNLQSPETAIASAKVKIKPADWKNITNNADYQPVYDGYVDDFSSVYDNIGSEVLDAIAAGDWLDFELNSEGNSKEIIFTNTHGLSAVTAFRECLSDMAPISWESARENDFFFEKGKKNISSQRDIKKLKNLVRYIQLDGHVSKVLVDGYTDNVGNSIANRQLSQQRADDIASRLVEFGLKSSLLEVRAHGNRYPVVNNDDNEQQLNRRVSVRLIRKDNGVVKQ, from the coding sequence GTGCCAGCACTTTTTATGCTGCCATCAATAACGATAACGAATGTATCAGCTAAGGATCGCTGGCAACAGGCTTATGAAAATGGAATTTGGAATATAACGTCAAATAAATTTAGATGCGCCTTATCCCAGAATTTAGAAGGCGTAGCAGAATTGTACGTTATTCGAACGCCTGAATATAAAACACGATTAATTCTTAATCTACAATCCCCAGAAACAGCCATCGCTTCAGCCAAGGTGAAAATTAAACCAGCTGACTGGAAGAACATCACCAACAATGCGGATTATCAGCCTGTCTATGATGGATATGTAGATGATTTTTCATCAGTTTATGACAATATTGGCAGCGAAGTTTTAGATGCGATAGCGGCCGGTGATTGGCTTGATTTTGAACTAAATTCGGAAGGTAATAGTAAAGAAATAATATTTACTAATACTCATGGTTTATCAGCGGTAACCGCTTTTCGTGAATGTTTGTCTGATATGGCACCCATTTCATGGGAAAGTGCCAGAGAAAATGATTTTTTCTTTGAAAAAGGCAAAAAAAATATTTCTTCGCAACGTGACATTAAAAAACTTAAAAATTTAGTACGTTATATTCAATTAGATGGGCACGTTAGCAAAGTTTTGGTCGATGGCTATACCGATAATGTGGGAAATAGTATCGCTAATCGGCAACTTTCCCAACAACGGGCAGATGATATCGCCTCAAGATTAGTTGAATTTGGTTTAAAATCCTCGCTGTTGGAAGTGCGAGCCCATGGGAATCGTTATCCTGTAGTTAATAATGACGACAATGAACAACAATTAAACAGAAGGGTATCAGTAAGACTAATCCGCAAGGACAATGGAGTAGTAAAGCAATGA
- a CDS encoding sigma-54-dependent transcriptional regulator, with the protein MKDNCVLWLSGKKPKANELACFSDESLYLKHAKDLYLDGLTEQPEIIFIDFVNYPNIVQDWVRNIHHRFPSTPIVVIVESSQSQLASDALSCGAVDYLLRPFSCAQLLTSVRNARFMLKNMKDMVAVSQASQKVLRLANRAAQTNNTTVLIQGESGTGKEKLAQFIHQMSARRDKPFVAVNCAAIPENMLEAMLFGYAKGAYTGAVNSAAGKFELANGGTLLLDEISELPLELQSKLLRVLQEREVERLGSHSKISLDVRVIASCNRDLRELVSQGAFREDLYYRLDVLPLCWPALRQRMDDVIPLAQYFIRKYGEDRYYLSDAAREVLMSYNWPGNVRELENVIQRALVMARGMELQAEDLGLPLLQLSRDEAPGKRLQHTRKQAEFEYIYDLLQRFNGHRSRTAEALGMTTRALRYKLAAMRENGIDIDAIA; encoded by the coding sequence ATGAAAGATAATTGTGTCTTGTGGCTGTCAGGAAAAAAGCCAAAAGCTAATGAGCTTGCCTGTTTCAGCGATGAATCATTATATTTAAAACATGCAAAAGACCTTTATCTTGATGGGTTAACTGAACAGCCGGAAATTATATTTATTGATTTTGTCAATTATCCGAATATTGTTCAGGACTGGGTTCGAAATATCCATCATCGTTTCCCGTCCACCCCGATAGTGGTGATCGTCGAGTCTTCTCAAAGCCAACTGGCCTCCGACGCTTTGTCTTGTGGTGCCGTTGACTATCTGTTGCGGCCTTTCAGTTGTGCCCAACTGCTCACCTCGGTACGTAATGCGCGCTTCATGCTGAAAAACATGAAGGATATGGTGGCGGTATCACAGGCCAGCCAAAAAGTGTTGCGACTCGCTAATCGTGCAGCACAGACCAATAACACCACTGTTCTTATCCAAGGTGAATCGGGGACCGGCAAAGAAAAACTGGCGCAGTTTATTCACCAGATGTCAGCTCGGCGCGATAAGCCTTTTGTGGCCGTTAACTGCGCGGCAATTCCTGAGAATATGCTCGAGGCCATGCTGTTTGGTTATGCCAAAGGCGCATATACCGGAGCCGTCAATTCTGCGGCTGGCAAATTTGAGTTGGCTAACGGCGGCACCCTGTTACTGGACGAAATCTCTGAGTTGCCCTTGGAGTTGCAGAGTAAATTGCTGCGTGTGTTGCAGGAACGGGAAGTGGAGCGGCTTGGCAGCCACAGCAAGATTAGCCTGGATGTCAGAGTCATTGCTTCTTGCAACCGAGATTTGCGTGAGTTGGTCAGTCAAGGCGCATTCCGTGAAGACCTTTACTATCGCTTGGATGTCTTGCCATTGTGCTGGCCAGCATTGCGACAACGCATGGACGATGTGATCCCGCTGGCACAGTATTTCATCCGTAAATACGGTGAAGACCGCTATTACCTCAGCGATGCGGCCCGGGAAGTGCTGATGAGCTACAACTGGCCGGGCAATGTGCGCGAACTGGAAAATGTGATCCAACGGGCGCTGGTGATGGCCCGCGGTATGGAACTGCAAGCCGAAGACTTAGGGCTACCACTGTTGCAGCTCAGTCGTGATGAAGCGCCAGGGAAACGTCTGCAACACACGCGTAAACAGGCAGAATTCGAATATATCTACGATTTACTTCAACGTTTTAATGGGCATCGGAGCCGTACCGCCGAAGCATTGGGCATGACCACCCGAGCATTGCGATACAAACTGGCGGCAATGAGAGAAAACGGCATCGATATTGACGCCATAGCATGA
- a CDS encoding flagellar hook-basal body complex protein FliE produces MEPIATQSLLLSRMDQMEQVAESGAIAPANNHGIQQDFMQVVRNVNAQQNLASEMMQAVDTGASQDVVGAMVTSQKASLSFNMLMEVRNKVLDSIDDVMRMSL; encoded by the coding sequence ATGGAACCAATAGCAACGCAGAGCCTTTTGCTCAGCCGTATGGATCAGATGGAACAGGTGGCCGAGAGTGGAGCCATTGCTCCCGCGAATAATCACGGTATCCAGCAGGATTTTATGCAGGTGGTGAGAAATGTTAACGCCCAGCAGAATCTCGCATCGGAAATGATGCAAGCGGTCGATACCGGAGCGTCTCAGGATGTCGTCGGGGCTATGGTAACCAGCCAGAAGGCCAGCCTTAGTTTCAATATGTTGATGGAAGTACGCAATAAGGTTCTCGATAGTATCGACGACGTTATGCGTATGTCTCTGTAG
- the fliF gene encoding flagellar basal-body MS-ring/collar protein FliF translates to MKGVVATKDEHFAGNGGLKEKVVNLSGKFGWPQSGDRSLASIALLATLVAAAIVIILWTSAKNYVPLYGNQEHYDKASILEILDKEKFQFRIDTDTGNIMVPQDKLADARITLAARGIKAALPDGMNSINSKVQMGTSQFMETKQYQHALEGELARTIMNMTGIQSARVHLAIPKRSLFIGRKEELPGASVMIDLAPGYELKQQQVEAIVGLVVGSIPGLDRRSVSVVDQKGELLTAELFDDSPVGKDSSKKLQFINKLEQDIEQRAAIMLLPIVGEGNYRIQVSADVDFSVVEETKETLDPNTVVKSENTKTGSSQDDLAMGIPGSLANNPPVANPNGQQAKPDVNGRTSQKQEAQRTFDNGRSVTHTRYEVGRLKSMSVSVLVNDAAAGKTGWTDARLTSLGNMVRTATGFNADRGDKFNISSFQFVEADVAGTVDATPWWQLPIMREYARYLFGTLIALALIFFGVRPLVSHLIKGKRQNSEPSSQLLAQQRGSGDKSDFDAATPAQAAVVAADGSKPQDKALAEDEMPTMALPKAGALLKSR, encoded by the coding sequence ATGAAGGGTGTAGTGGCAACCAAGGATGAACATTTTGCGGGTAATGGCGGATTAAAAGAGAAAGTGGTTAATCTGTCAGGCAAGTTTGGCTGGCCGCAGAGTGGTGATAGAAGCTTGGCGTCCATCGCACTACTGGCAACGCTGGTAGCTGCGGCAATCGTGATTATCTTATGGACCTCGGCCAAAAACTATGTGCCGCTTTATGGTAATCAGGAGCATTACGATAAAGCCAGCATCTTGGAAATCCTCGACAAAGAGAAGTTTCAATTCCGTATCGATACCGATACCGGCAACATTATGGTGCCACAGGATAAATTGGCAGATGCTAGGATTACCTTGGCCGCTCGTGGCATCAAAGCGGCGCTGCCTGATGGCATGAATAGCATCAACAGCAAGGTGCAAATGGGCACCAGCCAGTTTATGGAAACCAAACAGTACCAGCACGCCCTGGAAGGGGAACTGGCGCGCACCATCATGAATATGACCGGCATCCAGAGTGCGAGGGTGCATTTGGCGATCCCTAAACGCAGCCTGTTTATCGGCCGTAAAGAGGAACTCCCCGGCGCTTCGGTAATGATTGACCTTGCCCCTGGCTATGAACTGAAACAGCAACAAGTCGAGGCTATCGTTGGGCTGGTGGTGGGCAGCATTCCCGGCCTTGATCGGCGCTCTGTATCTGTGGTCGATCAGAAAGGCGAATTGCTCACCGCAGAACTGTTCGATGATTCTCCTGTCGGCAAGGACTCCAGCAAGAAACTGCAATTTATCAATAAGCTGGAGCAAGATATCGAACAGCGGGCCGCCATCATGCTGTTGCCAATTGTTGGTGAAGGCAATTACCGTATTCAGGTGTCAGCCGATGTGGATTTCAGCGTCGTTGAAGAAACCAAGGAAACGCTTGATCCAAATACCGTGGTGAAGTCAGAGAATACCAAAACCGGTTCTTCTCAGGACGATTTAGCCATGGGTATTCCGGGGTCACTGGCAAATAATCCGCCAGTTGCCAACCCCAATGGTCAACAGGCAAAACCCGATGTCAATGGCCGTACCAGCCAGAAGCAAGAAGCGCAGCGTACATTTGATAATGGTCGTTCTGTCACACACACCCGCTATGAAGTCGGGCGGCTAAAATCGATGAGTGTGTCAGTGCTGGTGAATGATGCCGCAGCAGGTAAAACCGGCTGGACCGATGCACGACTGACATCGCTAGGGAATATGGTGCGCACTGCCACCGGTTTCAATGCGGACCGCGGTGACAAATTCAATATCTCCAGTTTTCAGTTTGTTGAAGCAGATGTTGCTGGCACGGTTGACGCTACTCCGTGGTGGCAGTTGCCGATTATGCGGGAATATGCCCGTTATCTGTTTGGAACCTTGATTGCCTTAGCATTGATTTTCTTTGGGGTTCGACCGCTGGTGAGCCATCTGATTAAAGGTAAGCGCCAAAATAGTGAGCCGAGTTCGCAGTTACTGGCACAGCAACGTGGCAGTGGCGATAAGAGCGACTTTGATGCGGCAACCCCAGCCCAGGCGGCGGTGGTCGCTGCGGATGGCTCTAAACCTCAAGATAAAGCGCTCGCCGAGGATGAAATGCCCACCATGGCTTTACCCAAAGCCGGAGCACTTTTGAAGAGCAGGTAG
- a CDS encoding FliG C-terminal domain-containing protein, with translation MKALSERMAKIAHITQEDMSQTLQHFFDSYRNESGVSGASRRYLEKALDKAVGRKLARGMLDDIYGVTLIEELRRLEWVPAELIARFLEQEHAQMQALILAFLPPEQSSAVLALLPQERHEDLLFRIAGMREVSEHIIDDLRFALDRCIEFVGQQTGARVDGVEKVAEIVNRYNGNKAEIITLLRQHDKETAIAIEERMFDFETIALQTEDVRAQLMNEISDELWIVALKGAKAEFIQSILQALPKRLAQVYQQQLDGLAPQPVKKVENARAEIMKTIRQMMSEGTIDYRLYQEDVLG, from the coding sequence GTGAAAGCTTTATCAGAACGGATGGCAAAAATTGCCCATATTACACAAGAAGATATGAGCCAGACGCTGCAGCATTTCTTTGACAGTTATCGTAATGAAAGTGGTGTCAGTGGCGCGTCACGCCGTTACTTGGAAAAAGCCCTGGATAAAGCGGTTGGCCGTAAGCTGGCGCGCGGGATGCTTGATGATATCTATGGCGTCACGTTAATTGAAGAGTTACGTCGCCTGGAATGGGTGCCAGCAGAACTGATCGCCCGTTTTCTGGAGCAGGAACATGCACAGATGCAGGCGCTGATCCTGGCTTTTCTACCGCCAGAACAGAGCTCCGCCGTACTGGCATTGCTGCCACAAGAGCGCCACGAAGATCTGCTATTCCGTATCGCCGGCATGCGTGAAGTCAGCGAACATATCATTGATGATTTACGTTTTGCGCTGGATCGTTGTATCGAGTTCGTTGGTCAGCAAACCGGTGCCAGAGTGGATGGCGTTGAGAAAGTTGCCGAGATTGTTAACCGTTATAACGGCAATAAGGCCGAGATTATTACCCTGTTGCGGCAGCACGATAAAGAAACGGCGATTGCGATTGAAGAACGGATGTTCGATTTCGAAACCATCGCCTTGCAGACCGAAGACGTGCGTGCCCAGTTGATGAATGAAATTTCTGATGAACTGTGGATTGTGGCGCTTAAAGGCGCGAAAGCCGAATTTATTCAGTCCATTCTGCAGGCATTACCCAAACGTCTGGCACAGGTTTACCAACAGCAGCTTGACGGCTTAGCACCTCAACCGGTGAAAAAAGTGGAAAACGCTCGTGCAGAGATCATGAAGACCATTCGCCAGATGATGAGTGAAGGCACCATCGATTATCGGCTCTATCAGGAAGATGTGCTGGGGTAA
- a CDS encoding FliH/SctL family protein produces MSDLFQFPAVVRQESQLTLQQRLDDAYQKGVSDGRLAGEQQGRQRATDELRAEMEAQCQQQLQQQKLTIEADNRQQLAQLMNGVKSQLRINAAQLSEDLYTLIHELAQTVIESELSGQPQSYLTAIESTLEALQGRDIITAISVAASDNQWLKNQGVTEVDGIPFRVDESLPAGQVQFEGEAQLHQLSFRQRLSEILQQIKPILTDAD; encoded by the coding sequence ATGTCAGATCTGTTCCAGTTTCCGGCAGTTGTTCGGCAGGAGTCGCAGTTAACACTGCAGCAGCGGCTTGATGATGCCTATCAAAAAGGTGTTAGTGATGGTCGGTTAGCAGGTGAACAGCAAGGGCGACAGCGCGCAACTGATGAACTCAGAGCAGAGATGGAGGCGCAGTGCCAGCAACAATTGCAACAGCAAAAGCTCACCATAGAAGCCGATAACCGCCAGCAGTTGGCGCAACTGATGAACGGCGTCAAGTCACAGCTCCGTATCAACGCGGCGCAGCTGAGCGAGGATCTTTACACTTTGATCCACGAATTGGCGCAGACGGTCATTGAAAGCGAATTATCGGGACAGCCTCAGTCCTATCTCACCGCTATTGAAAGCACGTTAGAAGCCCTGCAAGGGCGTGACATCATTACCGCCATCAGTGTTGCCGCTAGCGACAATCAGTGGCTGAAGAATCAAGGGGTGACGGAAGTCGATGGCATTCCTTTTCGGGTGGATGAATCTTTGCCAGCAGGACAGGTGCAGTTTGAAGGTGAAGCACAGTTACATCAACTGTCATTCCGTCAGCGCTTGTCCGAAATTTTACAACAGATAAAGCCGATATTGACCGATGCAGACTGA
- a CDS encoding FliI/YscN family ATPase: MQTEWQQRLRLATAAIRPPHKFSSYGRLLSINGLTLTVQGGRLSLGQRCQVEGQQQWFDAEVIGFDQEQAFLMPLAAVSGLYAGAKVRVTENSDLLPVGDSLMGRVVDGLMRPIDGLGEIDAPRQALYAPHLSPMQRRGVEQPLDVGIRALNGLFTVGKGQRIGLFAGSGVGKSKLLGMMTRYTAADVVIVGLIGERGWEVRDFIENALGPEGRKSHCRCGTGGSVPLLRQRAAELSHKLAAYFRDQGKNVLLLMDSLTRYAQAQREIGLSLGEPPATKGYPPSVFSKLTSLVESSGNSNSSRGSMTAIYTVLAEGDDPQDPIVDSTRAILDGHIVLRRSLAEQGHFPAIDIGASISRVMPQIVSDAHLNACYKLKRLYGRYQQIQELIPLGAYQKGEDTELDAVVKRFPAIEAFLCQGLNEQSAYADSRKLLMELVNEFA; the protein is encoded by the coding sequence ATGCAGACTGAATGGCAACAGCGCTTACGACTGGCGACAGCAGCTATTCGCCCGCCCCATAAATTCAGTAGTTATGGGCGCTTGCTGAGTATTAATGGCCTAACATTGACCGTTCAAGGTGGTCGGCTGTCGCTTGGGCAACGTTGCCAGGTTGAAGGTCAACAGCAGTGGTTTGATGCCGAAGTGATCGGTTTTGATCAGGAACAGGCGTTTCTGATGCCATTGGCCGCCGTTTCTGGGCTTTATGCTGGCGCTAAAGTGCGGGTGACCGAAAATTCTGATCTATTGCCGGTGGGTGATTCGTTAATGGGACGCGTTGTCGATGGTCTGATGCGCCCGATTGATGGTCTCGGAGAGATAGATGCACCAAGGCAAGCGTTATATGCTCCACATCTAAGCCCCATGCAACGGCGCGGGGTAGAGCAACCGCTTGATGTGGGGATCCGAGCGCTCAATGGCCTGTTTACCGTGGGCAAAGGCCAGCGTATTGGCTTGTTTGCTGGCTCTGGCGTCGGCAAAAGTAAGCTGCTCGGCATGATGACCCGCTATACCGCCGCCGATGTGGTCATTGTGGGATTGATTGGTGAACGCGGCTGGGAAGTGCGTGATTTTATTGAAAATGCCTTAGGGCCGGAAGGCCGTAAAAGCCATTGTCGTTGCGGCACCGGCGGATCAGTCCCCTTACTGCGCCAGCGTGCGGCGGAACTGAGCCATAAGCTTGCGGCCTATTTTCGCGATCAGGGCAAAAATGTATTGTTGCTGATGGATTCTCTGACCCGTTATGCCCAGGCCCAGCGGGAAATTGGTTTGTCTCTCGGCGAGCCACCAGCAACTAAAGGTTATCCGCCATCAGTATTCAGTAAGCTCACCAGCTTGGTGGAAAGCTCCGGCAACAGTAACAGTTCCCGCGGCAGTATGACGGCCATTTATACCGTACTGGCGGAAGGGGATGATCCACAAGATCCCATCGTCGATAGTACTCGCGCCATCCTAGATGGTCATATCGTGCTGCGTCGTTCTCTGGCCGAGCAGGGCCACTTCCCGGCGATTGATATTGGCGCTTCTATCAGTCGTGTGATGCCACAGATAGTGAGCGATGCACATCTTAACGCCTGTTATAAGCTGAAGCGGTTATATGGCCGTTATCAGCAGATCCAAGAACTTATTCCGCTCGGAGCCTATCAGAAGGGCGAGGATACGGAGCTGGATGCCGTGGTGAAACGTTTCCCGGCTATCGAAGCCTTTTTATGCCAGGGGCTGAATGAACAGTCAGCTTATGCTGACAGTCGTAAGCTGTTAATGGAGTTGGTGAATGAGTTCGCTTAA
- a CDS encoding YceI family protein, translating into MHLLKKVTLSVAFAGFASLSASAMAETFQLDPTHTSVVVSWNHFGFSNPTASFSDVTGTLNFDDADASKSKVSVKIPVKTVDTRVPALTKEFLAKEYFDAEGHPEATFDSTKVVKTATNEYDVTGKLTIKGITKEVVLHAKLNKEGEHPMKKKPTVGFDATTDIKRSDFDMGQYVPYVSDEVTIHITTEASTL; encoded by the coding sequence ATGCATCTGTTGAAAAAAGTTACTTTGAGTGTTGCGTTTGCAGGTTTTGCTAGCCTGAGCGCTAGTGCCATGGCTGAAACATTCCAATTGGACCCTACTCACACCAGCGTAGTTGTGTCATGGAATCACTTTGGTTTTTCTAACCCAACCGCCAGCTTCAGCGATGTCACCGGCACATTGAACTTCGACGATGCCGATGCAAGCAAGTCAAAAGTCAGCGTAAAGATCCCAGTAAAAACTGTAGATACTCGGGTACCAGCGCTAACTAAAGAGTTTCTGGCGAAGGAATACTTTGATGCTGAAGGTCATCCAGAAGCAACTTTCGACAGCACTAAAGTGGTAAAGACCGCCACTAATGAATACGACGTTACCGGTAAACTGACCATCAAAGGTATTACCAAAGAAGTGGTATTGCACGCCAAGCTGAATAAAGAAGGTGAGCATCCAATGAAGAAAAAACCTACCGTAGGTTTTGATGCGACTACCGACATTAAACGTTCTGATTTTGATATGGGTCAGTACGTACCTTACGTTAGCGATGAAGTGACCATTCACATCACTACTGAAGCTAGCACCCTGTAA